Genomic window (Vigna unguiculata cultivar IT97K-499-35 chromosome 10, ASM411807v1, whole genome shotgun sequence):
gactaatttagagacaaatttagaaaccattttagttaccaataatttttagtttataaattggtatctaaattgattactatagtgatttatttttttcttttactaaaaaaaattgtcactaTTTAGGAATTATCTTATAGTGTTTTGTTCTAATTCATTTagtttcttccttttttttagtTACTTATAGTAGGGGTAGTGGAACTAGTTGTTCTATTATCTTTTTCATTATGAAGTCCAATTTGAATTATCACTATATGACTTTTTCTTTAGAGTTATGTTAtcttaaactaatttttaattttaatttttcatatatgattAAATGACTTAGATATTTAggctttatgttttttataaacaaaaaattctcaattaatGTTATTCTTTTTGGTGAAAAAATCAAGAAtcccaaaaataaaaacatgttacattTTAAACACACATGTAATGTGTGAGTCAAgtaaaaaatgttgaaattaaTCCTATTTAGGGAAGGATAGGTTACAATTATATGTAAAATCATAGTCTATACTCAGGGTATTTGAGTATAGGCTACAATTCAATCAAGGAACCATATACTATACTCTCACTATTTGAGTATAGACTAGGTTCCCTCATTGAATTATAGCCTATACTTAGAAACCCAAAATATAGgttatgtttttatttgaaCAATGGCCTACACTTTactagtaatttaaaaaatatcataatgttTTTGTAGGTTATGTTTTTCATATGTTTGTAGCATATACTACATACTTAATTGATATATTTGGACCAGTAACATTTAAGTGAACATAGAAATaatgtctttaaaaaaaattggaaagaacaaaagaaatgaaaatggtTCTCTACCAATATTTGATATGAACACATATATGAACAATATTACTAGTACACCCGCTTAAATGTGAAAGagtaaattataagaaaatggataataatgaattatataCATGAGTTACTCTAAagtttcattaatttaattagttaaacctatatagataaaattattacaattgtaATTAACTACATATAAGAATAACAAAGTccaataaactaataaaaaaattatttaataataaatagaagTTAATATTTGGATGATAGATATTTACATCTCAATTTGTTAGATAATCCATCGGATGAAGAGGAGACATCATAAAATTCagcattttcaaaatatgtattattaaaaaattaaaatgaaataaatcaGCACTTtctagtatcttattatgataaTATACACTTCTATAGTGAACATTCAAAGTTATAAATTGGTGGATAGAAGCTTAAGCTTATCTccaaagtataaaaattttacaCACCCACATGAATAATCacattaaaagtatatatatcaACCTAACTTTAATCATGATTACTACTTAATCTACTTTCCAAAGTGTAAGGTTAGATTTCTTGCTTCATCTGCATAGCAAACAGGTATAAAGAAGTTATTGTCTTTTTCATTTGACTCATCATAAGTTTTTGTTGAATGTGATGATCTACAAGCACTTGGCATCATTTTGCCTTTGTAAGCCCTACAAATATAGGTCTCAAAATTTCTGTAGTCCTGCATCACACAGGAAAAGTCAAAACAATTTAGCCATAATTCAATATTCAGTTGTGTTCTACAATCTTCAATTTGACATCACTCACAAACCTCTTGGAGCGCTTGGTTATTGACAACCACCCATGGAACAAATCTATGGGGTGGTTTAAGCTCAGATGTTTCTTTTCCATACTTCAAGTGAATCTGTTCGGTAGACACAAGGTTGTTTGCATATAATTTgatatatgaaattatattcttctatcataaaataatagttattaatatactaaatttaggattaaatatgtttttagtctctaaatttggacaacaaaattggaattcgtctatgtttcaaactttgatacaatttggacctcaaactttaaaaatgaataaatagttCTTCCAACTCAACTacgtgaattttttttttctacgtGTTAAATGACATTTTAAGCTAGtgttgagttgtttacaccatttgataCGTTCCAATTCAAATGTCAATCTGAAACATTgtttaacatgtaaaaaaaattgatgttgttggattaaaaggactaaatctattcattttttttaagttttggaACCAAAATGTGTTGAAATTTGGAATAGAGACAAATTTCAATCTCGTGTCCAAGTTAAAgaactaaatatatttaactcttaaatttattgattttactaataacatatattaattatagaagACACAAATGAAGAGTGaaataaaagagtaaaaataacTAACAGTTTTCCCATTGCCAGTTGTGTAACAATCAATAGGTGATGTGCCCAAACCAGTCATTTGGAAGCAGTTCATCCATTGCCTGTGTCTGCCTTCTAAACTTAAACGCTCCAAACACTCAACAAATTTGAAATGCTGCATCTGCATGAACCGtaattttgtgttaattaaCTTATTAAAGTCAACAAATCTGAAATCTTACATTCTGCATGCATGAAAATGTGATGCATGACTACTTAAGGTTAGTatgatgactttttttttctaagttgtTTAAAACCATTTTTAGCAACTTTAAAGATATCATTTGTCATTCTGTATAAATAAAtggaaatttcattttataaatcgattttataat
Coding sequences:
- the LOC114167326 gene encoding gamma-interferon-responsive lysosomal thiol protein-like isoform X1, with product MKMAPSLRSFPRSFFFCCFLLLSLFLLLLLLVPPSSSSSSSSSAPNEKVTVSLYYESLCPYCADFIVNRLVRLFQTDLISIVNLRLVPWGNAWIAPDGSVVCQHGEDECFLNTIEACTITIYPDVMQHFKFVECLERLSLEGRHRQWMNCFQMTGLGTSPIDCYTTGNGKTIHLKYGKETSELKPPHRFVPWVVVNNQALQEDYRNFETYICRAYKGKMMPSACRSSHSTKTYDESNEKDNNFFIPVCYADEARNLTLHFGK
- the LOC114167326 gene encoding gamma-interferon-responsive lysosomal thiol protein-like isoform X2, which codes for MKMAPSLRSFPRSFFFCCFLLLSLFLLLLLLVPPSSSSSSSSSAPNEKVTVSLYYESLCPYCADFIVNRLVRLFQTDLISIVNLRLVPWGNAWIAPDGSVVCQMQHFKFVECLERLSLEGRHRQWMNCFQMTGLGTSPIDCYTTGNGKTIHLKYGKETSELKPPHRFVPWVVVNNQALQEDYRNFETYICRAYKGKMMPSACRSSHSTKTYDESNEKDNNFFIPVCYADEARNLTLHFGK